From the genome of Methylocystis echinoides:
TGAATTGTCAGGCGCGTCATGGCTTCCCATGCGCACGCTCGCAATTGCGGCAATGGGCGAACCATTGACGGAAGACGAGCGCCCGATCTTTTCAAAGCTTACGGGTGGTAGAGAATGCGAGTCCTTGCAACGCGCAAAGCGGCTTGTAGTGGTTGCAGGAAGACGAAGTGGAAAATCAAGAATAGCAGCCGCGTTAGCAATCTATTTTGCGTTGTTATGTGATCATTCACATAACCTGTCTGTCGGGGAGGTAGGTGTCGTATTAGTGTGCGCGCAGAACGTCGAGCAAGCGAAGGTCGTATTCTCTTATTGCTTGGGACTTGTGCAGTCTCAACCGATTTTGTGCAAGGAATTGGCCAATGCCACGGCACTAACGGTTACCTTCAAGAATGGAATTCAAATCTCCGTTCGTCCTTCGTCGTTTAGAGGATTGCGTGGCGTAACGTGTGTGGCAGCAATCTGCGATGAGTCCGCCTTCTGGTTTACGGAAGAATCAGCAAGCACCAATCCAGACAGCGAGATTATCAACGGCGCTATTCAACCGGCGTTAATGACAACACGTGGAATGTTGATCGTCATTAGCTCTCCGTATGCTCGCAAAGGCGTCCTCTGGAAATTCTATAACAAACATTTCGGGCCGAAGGGTGATCCTCTAACCATTGTGGCGCAAGGGGCAAGTCGTGACTTCAATCCTTCAATCGACGAAGACGAAATTCAAGCAGCGTTGGAAGAAGATTATGCACTGGCGCAGAGTGAATGGCTGGGCCAATTCAGAACCGACCTAGAAGGCTTCCTGAGCATGGAAGCCATACGCGCCTGCGTAGCACCGGGTGTTTATGAAATAGCACCTTCGTTTGACCTAACTTACTCTGCGTTTGTGGACGCCGCTACAGGATCAGGACAGGACGATTTCGCGATGGCGATTGGTCATCTTGAAGGCGACGTGCTGATTGTGGACGCCCTGAGAGCTTTCACGCCGCCTTTCTCTCCCGAGAACGTTGTCACCGAGCTTTCCGAACTGCTTTCCTATTATGGCGTCACGCGAGTCCACGGCGACAATTTCGCAAGCGGCTTCGTGCGCGAGTTGTTCACCAAAAAGGGCGTTGCCTATGAGCCGGTCAAACTCAATACATCAGAATTATACCTGAATTTGCTGGGCACCATCAACGCAAAGAAAATCCAGTTACTTGACGACACCAAGAGCATAAATCAGTTAGCGAACCTCGAACGTCGAACAGGCTTCGCTGGCAAAGATAGGGTCTCACATCCTGTCGGAATGCATGACGACGTATCCAACGTTATCGCAGGTTTATCTTCGGTCATTCGCGATACAGATGGCTTTTCGCTGGATATGTTCCTCCGCGCTTACGGCGGAAAGCCGACGCTCTACGAAGAGCGCGCCCAACGCAAAGCGCGCGAAGAAGAAGAACGTCGAAAGCAGGAAGCCGAACGCCAATCCCGTAAGGGCGCAGAACAAGCCGACGCGGAACCTTCGTCAATCGACGACGAATCTTCGTCTGTCACACGGATCATCCAACTCTAAAGGAACCAACCCAATGACCGCCATCGACACGCGTCGGCATATCGAGGCCCTGCAAAGCGCCGCTATCGACCTTGAAGCACAACTCCGCGCCATCGGCGGCTATTCCCGCGATTGCGCGCATATCCATGATGCTCTTCGTGGTCAACGTAAACACGGTTTTGCCGTCCTATTCGATGGGCAGGGTGAACCCGAGATAATCCCACTTGGTAATGAATCGAGGAACGTCGAAATTCAAAAAGGCAATGCGCCTGATCAATTCGAAGTGGTCTATCAATCTCCCGCCGATCCACAAGCAGCGGTAGGCGAATATCACGTTAAGCACATTGGAAGTGAGCAGCACGTTCAGCATGTCAACGGGAAGGTCACGAAAGGCTTCCCGCCGCAATCCATGGTGCGAGAACGAACCGCCGATGCAGCGAAGCGCACAAAGCAGACGCAAGATGCAGCTAGAGAGAAATCCATTCGGATGGCTGATTATGAACGTAACACGCTTATAGCGCAGCGAATGAAGGAAGCTTCCGACAGAATCTGGAAGAAGGAAAAGGCGGCTTCAAATGTCTAATCCCCGGCAACAGTTACGCGAGGCAATAAAAGCCAGCGCCGCCGCCTTATCCGAACTGCGTCACGCTGAAAACATGCTCGATCGCGCCCATAGCCTGTATGACTCGTTGGTTGAGAAGCGGGACGAACAGTTCGCAAATCTGGACGACGAAATGGGAAGAGCGCGAGCCGACAATCTGAAACGCGCAATTCAAGGCGACGAGAACGCCCACTTGTTGCAGGAGCCCGGAGGCTTTGCAGCGGCGCTTATCGCGCGGGATCATCTGGACCAACAAATTGCCGGGGTGCACGATTCCCTTCCCGTTCTGGAAGCTGAATTGACCGACGCCCGTCGCGCCGCCGAAGAAGCGGATTACACCGTGGAACTCTGTCGCGAACGTGTCTTCGCGGACGAAGCCGAACGATTAGCGCAGGAGTTTATGCAGAAGCTCGCTGAGATTCGTCGAATGTCGATTCGCCTTCGCTTCATGGCCTTGCGCCAAGTCCGCCGTGATCCAAATGCGCGCAGCCTGACCGGCGGACAATTCTATGGGCAAGGCCACACTCGGAATATCTCAATGCCGCAATCGGTCGCAGCGGCGGTCCACGAGGAAGTCATGGGCGACTTCGATATTCGTGGTGGCCTAAAGATGCGGGAAGAACTCTCAACTCGCGTTGCTGATTATTGGGCAAGATTGCGCATTGATCCCGAGGCGGAATTCAACGAAGACCGCCCACAAAAGCGTAGCCGATCAATGATCGAGCAATTCGCCATCGACTTACTGCCAGGAGACGAGAATCTCTAGATGACGCTAATTCCCGCCATGTGGGTTTCCTCGTTTCTTCGTGGTGGGAAACGCCGGCCCGTTCACGTATCAACTGCATCCGATATTGGACGGACCGGCGGTTCTTTTCTGTGTTCCCCGCAAGTTTCTTCTCCTTGCGGGACGCATGGAAGATGCGTAGCTCACAGCGCCCCGTGTCTTCTGTGCGAGTTGGGGGCAGGCGGCTTTGAGGATGCGCTTTTCCGCCTGCCTCTTTATTCATTTCGCTATGGGGCGCTCGACTGTGCAATCTCATAGCAAAAAATTGATCGTCGGGAAATGTTTGTCGAAGCTTTTCCCGGCGATTTCAAACGAACAGCGACGCGGTTTTGGCTTCATCTCCTACGCGCCGCTTAGAGCCCGCATCGCCGTTTTTTTCCGGGGCGGTTGGTGCGGGCTCGCCCCTAAACCCACGTTGGTCACCTAACGAAGACGCCATGCGCCCCGAGTCGATCAATGAAAGTCGAATCTCCGAACCCTGCACCCATTCGTTTCCAGCGCCTTTCCGGACGCGGATTGAAGCAGCCGCCGTTAATCGGGAGGTTCCGTCACGGGCAACTCGTCTATGTTTCTTTCGCCGATGGAACGCTTGAATGGACGCGCGCCGTCGATGAAACTTGCGAGAGCTTTGAGGAACGTATTCTTGCCGCGTTGCGCGAACTGATCGGGGCGTAAGTGAGTGTGCCTGCGCCATTCCCCACGCCAGCCATGTCGGCAAGCTGACGCTCGACATATCCGCTTTGTTGGTTGCTCCCGATTTCGGGAGCAACCAGCCCATACCGAACGTCACGGCCTTTCTTCTGGCCTTCTGCCTTCCGCTTAGCCGCCGCTTCTTTAAGCGCGCCCGAGTCAATCTTTGCGACGATGATCGCACGCTGGCCGGGGCATGGAATGAAACTAACGTCGAAGGCTACGCGCTGCACGGCCTTCGTCTTTCGTCTTTGATGGGACTCGACGACGCGCCGCGTCCGGCGAAGCCTAATTATGAACACTGTCGAACGCCTCGTGGCGCACGAAGCGGGGGGCTCAGGGGCAATGGTAGCTCTCCATAAAGACCGCAGCCGCCATCGCCATGGGCAAGGAACCGCAGCGTCGCGGCGGAAAGTGCTGGCGAAGACTGTTTGGATTTCGTTCCTCGCCACGTGGAAAAGATCAATCGTCAATGAACGTGCGTCCTGAATTGGGCAGCGAGCAAATTGCGAAGACGAACCGGCGTCAATCGACCATCGTTTTTTGACTCTTCGTTCGAGAAACCTTGGCGTCAGTGTTTTGTTGAGTTTGCGAGAGGGCGTGACCGTCAGAGAAATTCGGCAAGATGGAGACGAAAGCCAAATCACGACGCGGCTTCGCCTCGATGAGCCCCGAGAAGCGACGCGCCATTGCCCGCATGGGCGGCAAGGCGGTTACACCGGAGCAACGCTCGTTTTCGACGGACCGCAGCCTCGCGGCGCGTGCAGGATCGAAGGGCGGCTCCGTCACCGGGTCGAGCAAAGCGCGGCTCCTTTTTTATAGTTATGTTTAAGCGGTTTCCCTATACTTCTCTAGGGATTCCGCCGGACCCCGGCTGCCGGGGTCCTCATACCCTGCCAAGGCAGGTATTCCTCTCTAAACATTGTTCAAAGATGCAGCCGGCCGGATTTATGAACGCCGTTTCACTGTTGCAGGACGGTTGACATAACCACGCCGAAGGGCGGGATAGGGTTGCTTGCCTGAGCCTCCAACGTGAACGAAGCGTTTTGGGAGAGTCTCCCAGCCGCCAAGCTTGCCCGCAGGGTTAGACGATCTAACTCCACATGCGAGGGTTAGATGATCTAACCCTCGCGTTGGCGGATGGCGGTGGCGGACATGATTGACGTGGAACAGGCGACGGTCGCCGGGCAGGTTAGGCCGGGCGATAACATTGTGCATAGCGGGCGGGAGGCTTGGATGCGCATTCAATCGGGAGCAACGTGGCTCGACTGGCTGGAAGTCGGCGAAGCCCTCGAATTCGGCCGCAGACAGGTTGAGGCTGAAATCGAGAAAGCGGGGCGGGGCAACCGCGATCACGCCTTTAGCGAGTGGCTCAAAACCCATGGCTTCGACAAGATCGACAAGGCGACGCGCAGCCACCTAGCGACTTGCATGGCGAATCAGGACGCCATCGAAGAGTTTCGCCAGAATATTGGCGCGACCAAGGCCCTGAGACTCAATCATCCGAGCACCGTGCTGCGCGCATGGAAAAGGGCGACGCAGCCGCCTACGCCGCGCAAGCCGAAAGTGGAAGCGCCTGATGGGGCGCTCGCCCCAACCGATGGGCAGGCGATCATTGAAGCGCAGAAGCAACGTGACGACGCTGTGTTTGAAGCGGAACGTCTGCGCAAGCAAGTCGAATTGTATCAAAACGGCTTTGCGCCGAAATGGGAAGAATCGTCCGCGCGAGAAATCGCCAAGCAATTGGTGGACGCTTTGCCGGAAGATAAATGGCGCAAAGTCGCAGATTTCCTCTCGGGTCGCTACGACATTGAAGAGGAACCCGCGCCGGTCGAAGGGAATAACAATGATGCGGCTTCTAAGCATATGGCCGAATCCGACACACTACACAACGCCGAGATTCGCAAAAAGAATCGAACCCGCGCCGCCGACTGTTTGAAGGCGCATGACAAATTTTTGAAACCGCACGAACGCAAACGATTGACGACCATAGAGCGGTCAAACCGCCCTAAGAATGGGTTGGGCATGGACGATGATCGAAAATGGCTGGATCATATCGAACGCACCATGCGTCAGCGCGCGCATGATGCAGAACGCAAGCCGACTGAGGCGGCGAAGAGGGCGAAGCGGAAGAAGGCCGCGCCCGTCGCCGCAGACCCCGTAGACGGCGCGGCAGAGTGATCTGTGCCGCCCGCCGCCCGACCTGCGGCCTTCGTCTTTCGAGGACTCCCGCCCGCCCATATGCGCGCCGATCCGGGGAGGCAGGATCATACCGGCCAACCCGGTTTGACGCATAGGAACGCTGTTCTATGGCTCGTCTATTGTCAAGCTGGCGTTCAAATCGGACGCTGGCGACCGTTATGCCTTCGCCGTGACCGTTACGCCGCCCGCGCCGTGATCCGCGCCAGCGCTGGGTGGCGGTCGGTTTGCAAATGATTGGGGTAGTGATCCATAAGAATGAACTCTTCTGGATTTTTTCTCGCGAGAATAGGGGGCACATATAATGAAAAAGGTTCTCGATATTCTTTCCAGCATGCTCCTAGGCACGTTGGGCATAGGCGCTTGGCTCGCGGTTGTGATCATCATGGTGCTATCTCTGCCGCTCAACGTGATCGCACTTATGCGGCTTGAGGGTTGGAGTTGGTGGGTGGCTCTCCTATCGGCTGTCCTCCTAGGCGCGATTCCGATCTTTGGCCAGCTTGGTTATGTCGTGCTGACATTTTTGGGAGCATATTATTTTTACGTTGGAAATTTTGACTGGCGAGAAGCAGTTTCTCCTACACCCGGAACGATTACTTATCAGCAAATGACCCCGAAACAATTTGCTCAGTTTAAAGAAGCAAGCAGGGAAACGATAGCAAAAACCTGCAAACAGGCGGCTGCATCAGAAAATAATATGGGCGGAAAAATCTTGCCTGCCCAAGCATCGCTTTGCGACTGCGTTACAAAGGTCGCTCTAGAGAAACTT
Proteins encoded in this window:
- a CDS encoding KGG domain-containing protein; its protein translation is MSPEKRRAIARMGGKAVTPEQRSFSTDRSLAARAGSKGGSVTGSSKARLLFYSYV